The sequence TATAAGAACAAAGCGAACTTGGAAACCAAACTTGCAAAATGTTCGTGCTATTGTGAACGGCACTCCTGCCCGGATCAAAGTTTGCACCAGATGCTTACGTTCCGGAAAAGTACAACGCGCTTAATGAATCAAAAGCCCGACATTTTGCTCGGGCTTTTTTCATTTTGCCCTCAATCCCAAAAACATAATCTAAAGCCTTTACGTCCTCCAAGGAAATCTTCGGAGGACTTTCTTTCTTCCCCCGACCCCACGTCACATGCTCCCCGTCGACCTCAGCCCAGAGGGCATGATTTTGCGCAGTGAACCCTTTTGGCAGAGTCGCGTCAATCGCGCTTAGATTTCGAAGCGCCAGCGTGGCATGGGTTCACATGCAGTAAAGCCCAGAGGTTTGCCAACGCTCGCTTCGGAATCAAGGGCGATAGCGACGGTGCCATGGGTGAGCGGA comes from Desulfosporosinus meridiei DSM 13257 and encodes:
- the rpmB gene encoding 50S ribosomal protein L28, encoding MANVCAVCAKGVVTGFQVSHSHIRTKRTWKPNLQNVRAIVNGTPARIKVCTRCLRSGKVQRA